One segment of Ascidiaceihabitans donghaensis DNA contains the following:
- the hisN gene encoding histidinol-phosphatase, with the protein MTVSHDQIAALTEVAHALADAARQAILPHFRSVDLVSDNKLDDGFDPVTVADRAAEQAMRDVLAALRPDDAILGEEFGATSGTTGLTWVLDPIDGTRAFISGTPTWGVLIAVGDDAGPVIGVIDQPYIGERFTGSPAGADLQGPHGNSTLKTRGPRPLSEATIFTTFPEVGTTAEAKAFHAVAGQTRLTRYGMDCYAYALLAAGQIDLVIEAQLNAYDIQGPIGVIQGAGGIVTDWAGGPAHNGGRVIAAANADIHKAALAILEEHL; encoded by the coding sequence ATGACAGTTTCACATGATCAAATCGCAGCTCTGACCGAAGTGGCACATGCGCTTGCGGACGCTGCACGTCAGGCCATTCTGCCGCATTTCCGCAGCGTGGACCTTGTGTCCGACAACAAGTTAGACGACGGGTTCGACCCGGTTACTGTCGCCGACAGGGCGGCGGAACAAGCGATGCGTGATGTTTTGGCGGCCCTGCGTCCTGATGATGCAATCTTGGGTGAAGAATTCGGGGCGACATCGGGCACCACTGGGCTGACTTGGGTATTGGACCCGATAGATGGCACGCGTGCTTTCATCTCGGGGACACCAACGTGGGGTGTCTTGATCGCTGTCGGTGACGATGCAGGGCCGGTGATCGGGGTCATTGACCAGCCTTACATCGGCGAACGTTTCACGGGCTCACCTGCAGGCGCAGACCTACAAGGGCCGCATGGCAATTCAACACTCAAAACGCGCGGCCCCCGCCCGCTAAGCGAAGCGACAATTTTCACAACTTTTCCGGAAGTGGGAACCACAGCAGAGGCAAAAGCCTTTCATGCCGTCGCAGGCCAAACGCGGCTGACGAGATACGGCATGGACTGCTATGCTTACGCTTTGCTGGCTGCGGGGCAGATTGATCTGGTGATCGAAGCCCAGCTGAACGCCTACGATATTCAAGGCCCCATTGGCGTCATTCAGGGCGCGGGCGGCATCGTAACCGACTGGGCGGGGGGCCCTGCCCACAATGGTGGGCGCGTAATAGCCGCGGCCAACGCAGACATCCATAAAGCAGCATTGGCGATCTTGGAGGAACATCTGTGA
- a CDS encoding 8-oxoguanine deaminase, translating into MTTVLIQNADVVLTMDDTRRALHGADVQIENGQITEVGHGLTPLGEVINAAGCVVTPGLVNTHHHLYQTLTRAVPGGQDALLFGWLQTLYPIWARFTPDHMFTSAQIGLAELALSGCTLSSDHLYLYPNGARLEDTIHAASEVGLRFQPTRGAMSIGESDGGLPPDSLVEREADILNDCIRVIDAFHDASANSMCRVGVAPCSPFSVSTELMRDAAILARDKGVMMHTHLAENDEDIAYSLENFGKRPGQYAQDLGWTGPDVWHAHCVKLDASEIAMFADTKTGIAHCPCSNCRLGSGIAPVRALRDAGVPTGLGVDGSASNDAGNLVAEARQAMLLQRVANGADAMSAGEALEIATRGGADVLGRPECGRLQTGARGDVAIWDVSGIESAGSWDPAALLLAGPTTVKHLVVEGRQIVRDGHMVTMDLEKTVQTQNRLARQLRDVL; encoded by the coding sequence GTGACGACGGTCTTGATCCAGAATGCTGACGTTGTCCTGACGATGGATGACACACGTCGCGCGTTGCACGGTGCGGACGTGCAAATTGAAAACGGGCAAATTACCGAAGTCGGGCACGGGCTAACGCCATTGGGCGAGGTCATCAACGCAGCGGGGTGTGTTGTGACACCGGGGCTGGTGAACACGCATCACCATCTGTACCAAACGCTGACTCGCGCGGTGCCGGGCGGGCAAGACGCGCTGTTGTTTGGTTGGTTGCAAACGCTATACCCCATTTGGGCACGCTTCACGCCGGATCATATGTTTACATCCGCACAGATCGGGCTGGCAGAGCTGGCGCTGTCTGGATGCACGTTGAGCTCGGATCACTTGTATCTTTACCCCAACGGCGCACGGCTTGAGGACACCATTCATGCCGCATCCGAAGTCGGATTGCGCTTTCAACCGACACGCGGGGCCATGAGCATTGGCGAAAGCGATGGCGGTTTGCCACCAGACAGTCTGGTGGAACGTGAAGCGGACATTCTGAACGATTGTATTCGTGTTATTGATGCCTTCCATGACGCTTCTGCCAATTCGATGTGCCGTGTTGGTGTGGCCCCGTGTTCGCCATTCTCGGTCAGCACGGAATTGATGCGTGATGCGGCTATTTTGGCGCGGGACAAAGGCGTGATGATGCACACGCATCTTGCCGAAAACGACGAAGACATCGCGTACAGTCTCGAAAATTTTGGCAAAAGACCCGGGCAATATGCTCAGGATTTGGGCTGGACGGGGCCCGATGTCTGGCATGCCCACTGCGTCAAACTGGATGCGTCCGAAATCGCAATGTTCGCAGATACCAAGACCGGGATTGCGCATTGTCCCTGTTCCAACTGCCGCTTGGGCAGTGGCATAGCGCCTGTGCGCGCTTTGCGCGATGCAGGCGTGCCCACAGGGTTGGGCGTGGATGGATCGGCCAGCAACGATGCGGGCAATTTGGTTGCGGAAGCGCGACAAGCGATGCTGTTGCAACGGGTCGCAAACGGGGCCGATGCCATGAGCGCCGGTGAAGCCCTTGAAATAGCGACGCGCGGCGGTGCTGATGTGCTGGGGCGCCCCGAATGCGGAAGACTGCAAACGGGCGCACGGGGCGATGTGGCGATATGGGATGTCTCTGGCATCGAAAGCGCCGGCAGTTGGGATCCTGCGGCGTTGCTTTTGGCGGGACCTACGACGGTGAAGCACCTCGTCGTTGAAGGGCGCCAGATTGTGCGCGACGGGCATATGGTCACGATGGATCTGGAGAAAACGGTTCAAACGCAAAACCGATTGGCGCGCCAGCTTCGGGACGTTTTGTGA
- a CDS encoding helix-turn-helix domain-containing protein has product MAHIVDTHVGKRIRQRRWLIGMTQQKLAELVGIKFQQIQKYETGANRVSASRLWDIAESLGVPVGFFFEGLEPAGSEAAEAGNMVPSDLFADKEAMDLVRSYYAIPEAQRRRLFELARVLSDVA; this is encoded by the coding sequence ATGGCTCACATCGTCGACACTCACGTCGGAAAACGGATTAGGCAGCGTCGCTGGCTTATCGGGATGACCCAACAAAAACTTGCAGAGCTTGTCGGGATCAAATTTCAACAAATCCAGAAGTATGAAACGGGCGCAAATCGCGTCAGTGCATCACGCCTTTGGGACATCGCGGAATCGCTTGGCGTGCCTGTGGGGTTCTTCTTCGAAGGGCTGGAACCTGCAGGATCCGAAGCAGCCGAAGCGGGCAACATGGTACCATCTGATCTGTTCGCCGACAAAGAAGCGATGGATTTGGTTCGGTCGTACTATGCGATCCCCGAAGCCCAGCGTCGTCGTTTGTTCGAATTGGCGCGTGTCCTTAGTGATGTGGCCTGA